The Flaviramulus sp. BrNp1-15 genome has a window encoding:
- a CDS encoding DUF6660 family protein, with protein sequence MKFVTIILSLIILLLSAKPCSDGQNIEDQHQDEISVNHNHQEDSDDSCPVTCICNCCGMSITYEPIKTFNLKLNIEISSELISTYQPIYRFNFLSNIWQPPQVIS encoded by the coding sequence GTGAAATTTGTAACAATCATATTATCCTTAATAATACTATTGCTTTCGGCAAAACCTTGTTCTGATGGTCAAAACATAGAAGACCAACATCAGGACGAGATAAGTGTTAATCACAACCATCAAGAAGATAGTGACGATTCTTGTCCTGTCACTTGTATTTGTAATTGTTGTGGTATGTCTATTACTTACGAACCAATCAAGACATTTAATTTAAAACTCAATATTGAAATTTCATCGGAGTTAATATCTACATATCAACCTATTTATAGGTTTAATTTCCTTTCCAATATTTGGCAACCGCCACAAGTAATAAGCTAA
- a CDS encoding DUF3703 domain-containing protein, which yields MKFNTKIPKHLKQAYNEELKHYSFYLENKQYTNAWYHLERSHIIGQSYPIEHTYSHWLMLKFGLRQKDTKEVFGQIIRLLVGGWKSFIDHVPLGNTGGANVPPLKRMPIPNDIETLLESK from the coding sequence ATGAAGTTTAATACTAAAATACCAAAACATCTTAAACAAGCTTATAACGAAGAATTAAAACACTACAGTTTCTATTTAGAAAATAAACAGTACACTAATGCTTGGTATCATTTAGAGCGCAGTCATATAATAGGGCAATCTTATCCTATAGAACACACCTATTCACATTGGCTAATGCTAAAATTTGGATTAAGACAAAAAGATACTAAAGAAGTATTCGGTCAAATTATTAGGTTACTTGTTGGTGGTTGGAAATCATTTATTGACCACGTCCCACTTGGCAATACAGGAGGTGCAAACGTACCACCATTAAAACGTATGCCAATTCCAAATGATATTGAAACGCTTTTAGAGAGTAAATGA
- a CDS encoding helix-turn-helix domain-containing protein — translation MAFGEYIRSLREKRNLLLREMAANLNMDVAYLSKIERGNRMARREQVVAFAKTLKEDENELIKLWMSEQIVLMIKNEKERTEILKIAEENLNRLTKK, via the coding sequence ATGGCGTTTGGAGAGTACATACGCTCATTGCGTGAAAAACGCAATTTGCTATTAAGAGAAATGGCTGCAAATCTAAATATGGATGTTGCATATTTAAGTAAGATAGAACGAGGAAATCGTATGGCAAGACGAGAGCAGGTAGTTGCGTTTGCAAAAACCTTAAAGGAAGACGAAAACGAATTAATTAAGCTATGGATGTCCGAGCAAATTGTATTAATGATTAAAAATGAAAAGGAGCGTACGGAAATCCTCAAAATAGCAGAAGAAAATTTAAATAGATTAACAAAAAAATAA
- a CDS encoding DUF4238 domain-containing protein encodes MSNPIKQHYIPRSYLKNFGIEGKKRNYFVDVYKLDDDILLEQISTKDICFEKNIYTIPAESDEVKYALEKHYAENVDSEFQKVYSLLIDEKVLTLTQEQKIQILYVCLSLYFRTPRILNLQRSMNNEIFDRAAHTVDEEGIIKMNLYGEKIKFHIDDIEVVKKEHNERSRTFFLVNHLEQWGNFVKYKYDCTINVIKINDDNAPIITCDNPVSIRHFETNRFQGLYDPKAVITLPLDRSHYLEIHPNDYADGQTRINRLTQDRDYVFTTNGVTQQNAEKLLISYKGDIDKHFDIQNHYEKPENGEEFLKKAKYRAEQALILFEILKKKGFVSKEFIGKLKELLEHPYCKDDIQMLKYKKVLSKMGKW; translated from the coding sequence ATGTCAAACCCAATAAAACAACATTATATTCCACGTTCGTATTTAAAGAACTTTGGAATTGAAGGTAAAAAAAGAAACTATTTTGTTGATGTTTACAAGCTCGATGACGATATATTATTAGAACAAATAAGCACAAAAGATATTTGTTTTGAAAAGAATATTTATACAATACCAGCAGAATCAGATGAGGTAAAATATGCTTTAGAAAAACATTATGCTGAAAATGTAGATAGTGAATTTCAAAAGGTCTATTCCTTGCTTATTGATGAAAAAGTATTAACGTTAACCCAAGAACAAAAAATACAGATACTCTACGTTTGTCTATCACTATATTTTAGAACACCAAGAATTTTAAACCTTCAAAGAAGTATGAATAATGAGATTTTTGATAGAGCAGCTCATACAGTAGATGAAGAAGGAATAATAAAAATGAACTTATATGGTGAAAAAATAAAGTTTCATATTGATGATATTGAAGTTGTAAAAAAAGAACATAACGAACGTTCAAGAACGTTTTTTTTAGTAAACCATTTAGAACAGTGGGGAAATTTTGTAAAGTATAAGTATGACTGTACTATAAATGTTATTAAAATTAATGATGACAATGCACCAATCATAACTTGTGATAACCCTGTATCAATCAGGCATTTTGAAACAAATCGTTTTCAAGGATTATATGACCCAAAGGCAGTAATAACATTACCATTAGACCGCTCACATTATTTAGAAATCCATCCTAATGACTATGCAGATGGCCAAACAAGAATTAATCGACTTACACAAGATAGAGACTATGTATTTACTACAAATGGCGTAACTCAACAAAATGCTGAAAAACTATTAATATCTTATAAAGGCGATATTGATAAACATTTTGATATTCAAAATCATTATGAAAAGCCAGAAAATGGTGAGGAATTTCTCAAAAAAGCTAAATACAGAGCAGAACAAGCACTTATTTTATTTGAGATTTTAAAGAAAAAAGGATTTGTTTCAAAAGAATTTATAGGTAAACTAAAAGAGTTGTTAGAGCATCCATATTGTAAGGATGACATACAAATGCTGAAATATAAAAAAGTACTTTCTAAAATGGGAAAATGGTAG
- a CDS encoding Piwi domain-containing protein, giving the protein MQEHLKTNILNFKWPNSAPTIFLSLEDIEGSHPIHKSKFSKQIFEAFPETDLSNTDEIYTAFTDKIPNAPSIKLNLVDGRELRIYKQYLKHQLRSYFKSKEYIVVKNFVGDVQVWMPSKKGNTTDYNLYYKFSFKIQFAKLTDLPELIVSYDGTSKVLTTSVKDIEDTELIRRCVYGQKTFNYQMDLDTKEKEEFYNAIEFDKAFPIFSLPLARALNIPIEEPVRPANKYQKYVALINNFATNYLFTDEFKAIFPFKNDAFIDVPRNRINHINPQLGLLEFGKDQYGNKKTHLVPKLAMNNLNPYKRPNNQNIKFFFVYHTSHKEAIKTFYNNLKFGVNSQKKYFKGIEAYVNIKAATSKEHFIEFTNQNDPIPEITEQLENLSFDHDNVRYAAFYLSPFDKFTPNPEDREIYIRIKELFLNEGIVTQVVDYEKMVVNIENQYNFQFSLQNMALAIHAKLGGAPWKLAVTDKKELVIGVGAFTNQGENRRYIASAFSFQNNGLFRKFEYFDQTETDLLAGSICKAIRDFTSVAEADKVVIHFYKEMSYEELKPIIEGMHALGLKVPLYILNINKTEAEDIIAYDLNWDKKLMPVSGTYIRISENQFLLFNNARYPNSQRYADTDGYPFPIKIKISSPDEDAFEDADVVLELLTQVYQFSRLYWKSLRQQNVPITIKYPEMVAQIAPRFINGVPEDAKNALWFL; this is encoded by the coding sequence ATGCAAGAACACCTCAAAACCAATATACTTAACTTTAAATGGCCCAATAGTGCGCCCACAATATTTTTATCGTTAGAAGATATAGAAGGCAGTCACCCAATCCATAAATCAAAGTTTTCTAAACAAATATTTGAGGCGTTTCCTGAAACAGATTTATCCAATACAGACGAAATTTACACGGCGTTTACTGATAAAATTCCTAACGCACCAAGTATTAAACTAAATTTAGTAGATGGTAGGGAATTAAGAATCTACAAGCAATATTTAAAACACCAATTAAGAAGCTATTTTAAATCTAAAGAATATATCGTTGTCAAAAACTTTGTAGGCGATGTTCAAGTATGGATGCCTTCCAAAAAAGGAAATACAACAGATTACAACCTCTACTACAAATTTTCATTTAAAATTCAGTTTGCTAAACTTACAGACTTACCAGAGCTTATTGTGTCTTATGATGGCACATCCAAAGTCCTCACAACGTCTGTTAAGGATATTGAGGATACAGAGTTAATAAGGCGTTGCGTATATGGTCAAAAAACCTTTAACTATCAAATGGACCTCGACACAAAGGAAAAGGAAGAATTTTACAACGCCATAGAATTTGATAAGGCATTCCCAATTTTTAGTTTACCATTAGCCAGAGCATTAAATATACCTATTGAAGAACCAGTAAGACCAGCTAATAAGTACCAAAAGTATGTAGCACTCATTAATAATTTTGCAACCAATTATCTGTTTACAGATGAGTTTAAAGCCATTTTTCCGTTCAAAAATGATGCATTTATAGATGTACCACGTAACCGCATAAACCACATTAACCCACAATTAGGTTTATTGGAGTTTGGTAAAGACCAATATGGCAATAAAAAAACACATTTAGTGCCTAAATTGGCAATGAATAACCTTAACCCATACAAAAGACCAAACAACCAAAACATAAAGTTTTTCTTTGTGTATCATACCTCACACAAAGAAGCAATTAAAACCTTTTACAACAACCTTAAATTTGGCGTTAACTCTCAAAAAAAATATTTTAAAGGGATTGAAGCCTATGTAAATATAAAGGCAGCCACTTCTAAAGAACATTTTATAGAGTTTACAAACCAAAACGACCCAATACCAGAGATAACAGAACAGTTAGAAAACCTCTCTTTCGACCACGATAATGTGCGCTATGCAGCATTTTATTTAAGTCCTTTCGATAAGTTCACGCCTAATCCAGAAGACCGAGAAATATACATCCGTATTAAAGAATTATTCTTAAACGAGGGTATAGTAACCCAAGTGGTTGATTATGAAAAAATGGTAGTAAATATTGAGAATCAATATAACTTTCAGTTTTCTTTACAAAATATGGCATTGGCTATTCACGCTAAATTAGGTGGCGCACCTTGGAAGTTGGCTGTAACCGACAAAAAAGAATTGGTAATTGGTGTAGGAGCATTTACTAATCAAGGAGAAAACAGGCGTTACATAGCAAGTGCCTTTAGTTTTCAAAATAATGGACTATTTAGAAAGTTTGAATATTTCGACCAAACAGAAACAGATTTATTAGCAGGTAGTATATGCAAGGCCATTAGAGATTTTACATCTGTAGCTGAAGCAGATAAAGTGGTTATTCATTTCTATAAAGAAATGAGCTATGAAGAGTTAAAACCCATTATTGAAGGGATGCACGCATTAGGCTTAAAAGTGCCTTTATACATTCTCAATATTAATAAAACCGAAGCGGAAGACATTATTGCTTACGACCTAAATTGGGATAAAAAATTAATGCCAGTAAGTGGTACATACATTCGTATAAGCGAAAATCAATTCTTACTATTTAATAATGCACGTTATCCTAATTCCCAGCGATATGCAGATACAGATGGCTATCCATTTCCAATAAAAATTAAGATAAGTAGTCCAGATGAAGATGCTTTTGAAGATGCAGATGTAGTGTTAGAACTATTAACGCAAGTGTATCAGTTTAGCAGACTGTATTGGAAATCACTTCGACAACAAAATGTACCCATTACCATAAAATATCCAGAAATGGTAGCACAAATAGCACCTCGCTTTATTAACGGTGTTCCAGAGGACGCTAAAAATGCTTTGTGGTTTTTATAG
- a CDS encoding Fur family transcriptional regulator encodes METIEQVLESKQVRITAMRLLIYKFLAEKEIAVTLSDIENAFEKADRTTLYRTIKTFEEKDIVHQIDDGTGITKYALCEQGCNCEIETDLHLHFHCNNCNETICLTDHKIPQIKVPDGFVSENVNLVVKGICDKCSG; translated from the coding sequence ATGGAAACAATAGAACAAGTATTAGAATCAAAACAAGTACGTATTACAGCAATGCGTTTGTTAATTTATAAGTTTCTTGCTGAAAAAGAAATAGCGGTAACATTAAGTGATATTGAAAATGCTTTTGAAAAAGCAGATAGAACTACGCTTTACAGAACTATTAAAACTTTTGAAGAAAAGGATATTGTACATCAAATAGACGATGGTACAGGTATTACAAAATACGCATTATGTGAACAAGGTTGCAATTGTGAAATTGAAACCGATTTACATTTACACTTTCATTGTAACAATTGCAATGAAACCATTTGCTTAACAGACCATAAAATACCTCAAATAAAAGTCCCTGATGGTTTTGTTTCGGAAAATGTAAACTTGGTTGTAAAAGGTATATGTGATAAGTGTAGTGGATAG
- a CDS encoding TonB-dependent receptor, with protein sequence MNKYILSIKLILILCLSLQAQTSDIQIKVITEAENEPLMGATVYFEALEKGAVTNFDGIAEFTEIPDGQHQIVISFLGFETLETTIQIPSNAELLFKLKEGGNQLDAVVLQSTRSTRTVRKVPTRVEYIGAEELSEKAIMNPTNISMVLRESTGIQMQQTSLSSGSTNIRIQGLDGRYTQLLRDGFPLYGGFSSGLSILQIPPLDLQQFEIIKGSSSTLYGGGAIAGLVNMVSKTPDEEPALDIMLTQTQALGNTANVFYSKRNEKFGVSLYGSGHYQKAFDPEDDGFSNLPKTTSISFNPKLFYYPSEKTTVWFGLNGTYDDRIGGDIQKIENGENGIHQYTEENNSKRLSSQFVYETQLDSVSSLQFKNSISFFDRNLTVPDFNFDGKQTNTFTEISYNTASEKTDWILGANLYTSNFDENDNAPLQRDQKDVTFGAFANNIYDISDNWILETGLRADYNTDFGFFPLPRVSLLYKNNSGFSSRIGGGLGYKIPDIFTEEAEYINFENVLAIDKSTVNAERSYGVNFDVNYQTRLSDDIGFSVNQLFYVTAINDGLLLNSTDNGFFQFENAPDEIFSKGAETNIKFTYKDFRWFLNYAFIDTKLNYLPGNPQKPLTAKHNAGSVLMYESEKWRIGYETYYTGKQFLSNGTETTDFVTMGLLVMRNFKLGSVFVNFENFTDRRQSRFSPLVLPPHENPVFPEIYAPTDGFIFSVGLIIKPFGNEDHD encoded by the coding sequence ATGAATAAATACATATTGAGCATAAAGCTCATATTAATACTTTGCCTATCATTACAGGCACAAACATCAGACATACAAATTAAAGTCATCACAGAGGCAGAAAATGAGCCTTTAATGGGTGCTACGGTTTACTTTGAAGCATTAGAAAAAGGTGCAGTTACCAATTTTGATGGGATTGCAGAATTTACAGAAATACCAGATGGCCAACATCAAATAGTAATTTCCTTTTTAGGTTTTGAAACATTAGAAACCACAATTCAAATTCCAAGTAATGCAGAATTATTGTTTAAGCTAAAAGAAGGTGGTAATCAATTAGATGCTGTTGTACTTCAATCTACAAGAAGTACAAGAACAGTACGTAAAGTACCAACTCGTGTTGAGTATATTGGTGCAGAGGAATTAAGTGAAAAAGCAATAATGAATCCTACCAATATTTCTATGGTGTTACGTGAAAGTACAGGAATACAGATGCAACAAACATCATTAAGTAGTGGTAGTACTAATATCCGCATTCAAGGATTAGATGGTAGATACACGCAACTATTAAGAGATGGATTTCCTCTCTATGGTGGTTTTTCAAGCGGTTTAAGCATTTTGCAAATACCACCTTTAGACTTACAACAATTTGAGATAATCAAAGGAAGTTCTTCAACACTTTATGGCGGTGGTGCAATAGCAGGATTGGTTAATATGGTTTCTAAAACACCAGATGAAGAACCTGCTTTGGATATTATGCTTACACAAACACAAGCATTAGGAAATACAGCAAATGTGTTTTACAGCAAACGAAATGAAAAGTTTGGTGTTTCACTCTACGGCTCTGGTCATTATCAAAAAGCATTCGACCCTGAAGATGATGGCTTTAGTAATCTGCCAAAAACAACATCAATTTCTTTCAATCCTAAATTGTTTTATTATCCATCAGAAAAGACTACAGTTTGGTTTGGTTTAAACGGAACGTATGACGATAGAATCGGTGGAGATATTCAAAAAATAGAAAATGGCGAAAATGGGATTCATCAATATACCGAAGAAAACAATTCAAAACGATTAAGCAGTCAATTTGTATATGAGACCCAATTAGATTCTGTTAGCTCACTACAATTTAAAAACAGTATTTCTTTTTTCGATAGGAATTTAACTGTTCCGGATTTTAATTTTGATGGTAAGCAAACAAACACTTTTACTGAAATATCATATAATACAGCATCAGAAAAAACGGATTGGATATTGGGTGCTAATCTTTACACGTCTAATTTTGATGAAAATGACAACGCACCATTACAGCGTGACCAAAAAGATGTAACCTTTGGAGCATTTGCAAATAACATCTATGACATTTCCGATAATTGGATATTGGAAACAGGATTAAGAGCAGATTACAATACTGATTTCGGTTTCTTTCCATTACCACGAGTTTCATTGCTCTACAAAAATAATAGTGGATTTTCAAGTAGAATTGGTGGAGGTTTAGGGTATAAGATTCCAGATATTTTTACAGAAGAAGCAGAGTATATCAATTTTGAAAATGTACTTGCAATAGATAAATCAACAGTAAATGCAGAACGTTCTTATGGTGTAAATTTCGATGTAAACTATCAAACCCGTTTATCTGATGATATTGGTTTTTCTGTGAATCAATTATTCTATGTTACTGCTATTAATGATGGACTGCTTTTAAACTCAACAGACAATGGGTTTTTTCAATTTGAAAATGCACCAGATGAAATCTTTAGCAAAGGAGCAGAAACCAATATTAAGTTTACTTACAAAGACTTTAGATGGTTTTTAAACTACGCTTTTATAGATACCAAGCTAAACTATTTACCTGGTAATCCACAGAAGCCATTAACAGCAAAACATAATGCAGGTAGTGTATTAATGTATGAGTCTGAAAAGTGGCGAATTGGTTATGAAACCTACTATACAGGAAAACAATTTTTATCTAATGGAACTGAAACTACAGACTTTGTAACTATGGGTTTATTAGTTATGCGTAACTTTAAATTAGGTAGTGTTTTTGTAAATTTTGAGAACTTTACAGATAGAAGACAAAGCAGATTTTCACCTTTGGTTTTACCACCTCACGAAAATCCCGTTTTTCCTGAAATTTACGCACCTACAGATGGTTTTATTTTTAGTGTAGGGCTTATTATTAAACCATTTGGAAACGAAGACCACGATTAA